The Candidatus Tumulicola sp. genome contains a region encoding:
- a CDS encoding DUF4127 family protein produces the protein MNVLHALSLLATIAFVPLDDRPVSAQLPALLGRIAGVTVTTPPRTILGNYLQPGDADGVVDWLTARSNDPTIGAYVVSSDMLAYGGLVASRVPGPSYAGALQRLAVLQTVRHRRPDAWIVAFGTVMRLAPTGVPAGTSYFAAYPEWQALQEYANLHDPLLPNEEATAAALRASLNPATFDAYLATRRRNLDVDRHLIAMRASGTLDRLALGQDDAGPVGLHVAEVKLLQQEAAAVAASPAPAIEPGADELGMALLAGTFARDARWAPRVQVRYSRPGGDEFVDPLEFAPISVAIDGLIALCGGQLVDRDPDIVLAVRVPQTSTAQDDAFASAMRADIGTGRSVALADLGFFDSYASQAGFADRVLTSGLAARLDAYASWNTNANTVGTALAESVAAGAGRRMHTYDSLAHRTFTFMRFVDDYAYHDDVRPQLNAWLDQRGIADHTLLTPADAAVVASRNRALLWNRAAAILQQLDPGYHIAAIDISLPWRRTFETEVDVGIAPNL, from the coding sequence GTGAACGTGTTGCACGCGCTGTCGTTGTTGGCGACGATCGCGTTCGTGCCACTCGACGATCGCCCGGTTAGCGCGCAACTTCCGGCGCTTCTCGGACGCATCGCCGGCGTCACCGTAACGACGCCGCCGCGCACGATACTCGGCAATTATCTGCAGCCCGGCGATGCCGACGGTGTCGTTGATTGGTTGACGGCTCGTTCGAACGATCCGACTATCGGCGCATACGTCGTTTCGTCCGACATGCTGGCCTATGGAGGGCTCGTCGCGTCCCGTGTGCCGGGTCCGTCGTACGCCGGTGCGCTACAACGGCTCGCCGTATTGCAAACGGTCCGTCATCGTCGCCCGGACGCGTGGATTGTGGCGTTCGGAACGGTCATGCGACTGGCACCGACCGGTGTCCCGGCCGGAACCTCGTATTTCGCCGCGTATCCCGAATGGCAAGCGTTGCAAGAGTATGCCAACTTGCACGACCCGTTGCTGCCGAATGAAGAAGCGACCGCGGCCGCCTTGCGCGCCTCGTTGAATCCGGCAACGTTCGATGCATACCTCGCGACGCGCCGCCGTAATCTCGACGTCGACCGGCACTTGATTGCGATGCGCGCTTCCGGAACGCTCGATCGACTCGCGCTGGGGCAAGACGATGCCGGTCCGGTCGGCTTGCACGTCGCCGAAGTAAAGCTCTTACAGCAAGAGGCGGCCGCGGTTGCGGCCAGTCCGGCGCCGGCCATCGAGCCGGGCGCCGACGAATTGGGAATGGCGTTACTTGCGGGCACGTTCGCGCGCGACGCACGTTGGGCACCTCGCGTACAAGTACGGTACTCGCGTCCCGGTGGAGATGAATTTGTCGATCCGCTGGAATTCGCTCCCATATCGGTCGCCATCGACGGCTTGATCGCGTTATGTGGTGGGCAGCTGGTCGATAGGGATCCGGATATCGTCTTGGCCGTTCGAGTCCCTCAAACGAGTACCGCGCAGGACGACGCCTTTGCATCCGCGATGCGAGCCGATATTGGGACCGGACGCAGCGTCGCCCTTGCAGATCTTGGATTTTTCGACTCCTATGCTTCGCAAGCCGGCTTCGCCGATCGAGTGCTAACGAGCGGTTTGGCCGCTCGACTCGACGCGTACGCTTCTTGGAATACGAATGCCAACACCGTCGGCACCGCATTAGCCGAATCCGTTGCCGCCGGTGCCGGACGGCGCATGCACACGTACGACTCGCTCGCGCATCGCACGTTTACGTTCATGCGATTCGTCGACGATTACGCCTATCACGACGACGTGCGCCCGCAACTCAACGCGTGGCTCGACCAACGGGGTATCGCCGACCACACCTTACTGACGCCGGCCGATGCCGCCGTCGTGGCGAGCCGGAACCGCGCGTTGCTATGGAATAGAGCCGCGGCAATCCTTCAACAACTGGATCCCGGATATCACATCGCGGCGATCGATATCTCGTTGCCGTGGCGGCGCACCTTCGAAACCGAAGTCGACGTCGGCATAGCGCCGAATCTCTGA
- a CDS encoding N-acetylmuramic acid 6-phosphate etherase, giving the protein MSVDLPATEGEHPQTARLDVVSTGELVRLLVADQQRAADAVAAHAATIAGVVERTVQRLRQGGRLHYVGAGTSGRLGVLDAAELYPTFRAGDELVAAHIAGGTAALTHAIEGAEDDRAGGERVVGDCVTAGDAVYGISAGGTAPFVIGAVAAATAAGAYTVAIVNAAGSPLADVANETIELATGPEALTGSTRLKAGTSQKIVLNTLSTAIMVRLGKVFGNKMVDVVVANRKLRERAIRLVESIAEVDRERAIGALDRSDGRVKIAIVCERRGVDPVAAAELLKRSGGMLRPLL; this is encoded by the coding sequence TTGAGCGTCGACCTGCCGGCGACCGAGGGCGAACACCCGCAAACCGCTCGACTCGATGTCGTTTCTACCGGCGAATTGGTTCGGCTGTTGGTCGCCGATCAACAGCGCGCCGCCGACGCCGTTGCGGCCCACGCCGCAACGATTGCCGGCGTCGTCGAGCGCACCGTGCAGCGGTTGCGCCAAGGCGGGCGGCTGCATTATGTGGGGGCCGGAACCAGCGGCCGCCTCGGCGTTCTCGACGCAGCCGAACTATACCCGACCTTTCGCGCCGGTGACGAGCTGGTCGCTGCGCATATCGCCGGAGGCACCGCCGCGCTGACGCATGCGATCGAAGGAGCCGAAGACGATCGAGCCGGCGGCGAACGAGTGGTAGGCGATTGCGTGACCGCCGGCGACGCCGTGTATGGAATATCTGCCGGCGGCACGGCGCCGTTTGTGATCGGTGCGGTGGCGGCGGCGACGGCGGCCGGCGCGTATACCGTTGCCATCGTTAACGCTGCAGGCAGTCCGTTGGCCGACGTCGCGAACGAGACGATCGAACTTGCAACCGGTCCCGAGGCGTTGACCGGGTCGACGCGCTTAAAAGCTGGAACGTCGCAGAAGATCGTGCTGAACACACTCTCGACCGCCATCATGGTGCGGCTCGGTAAAGTCTTCGGCAATAAAATGGTCGACGTCGTCGTTGCTAATCGCAAGTTGCGCGAGCGCGCGATCCGATTGGTGGAATCGATCGCCGAGGTCGACCGCGAACGAGCGATCGGGGCGCTCGACCGTAGCGATGGACGCGTGAAGATCGCGATCGTTTGCGAACGCCGGGGCGTCGATCCCGTCGCCGCTGCGGAACTGCTGAAACGCAGCGGCGGCATGTTGCGCCCGCTGCTGTGA
- a CDS encoding BadF/BadG/BcrA/BcrD ATPase family protein, with protein MPVDVGVDAGGSRTIAVAGIGDARNRVETAAANPTSVGLDAAAATIGDAIVAALRSEQPRSIVVGCAGAARSEIAGALRDALQHRFANARIQVIDDARLALYAAEVRERGVVLIAGTGSSAYGENAGRSSRCGGGGYAIGDEGSGYAIGSAGLRLALRALDGRGASDRTVAAVREYTGASDRDGLLAFAYGDASPVSAIAGVAPAILRCADDGERSALTIVQAAARDLFDLVRAVVRAIDAGDETPLVLHGGLLRTPSTLTYLLETRLGNELPQLHTLRAAHSAHEGALRMAGMSLD; from the coding sequence ATGCCGGTCGACGTAGGCGTCGACGCGGGCGGCAGCCGTACGATTGCGGTGGCCGGCATCGGCGACGCGCGCAATCGAGTAGAAACTGCAGCGGCCAATCCGACGTCGGTAGGACTGGATGCGGCGGCTGCGACCATCGGCGACGCGATCGTCGCGGCGCTCCGCTCCGAGCAACCGCGCTCGATCGTGGTCGGCTGCGCCGGCGCCGCACGCTCCGAGATCGCGGGCGCGTTGCGCGATGCGCTGCAACATCGCTTCGCTAACGCGCGCATTCAAGTGATCGACGACGCGCGACTGGCGTTATACGCCGCGGAAGTGCGAGAGCGGGGAGTCGTGCTCATCGCAGGGACGGGTTCGAGCGCGTACGGTGAAAATGCCGGCCGCAGTTCGCGATGCGGAGGCGGCGGATATGCCATCGGCGATGAGGGGTCCGGGTACGCGATCGGTTCTGCCGGTCTCCGTTTAGCGTTGCGCGCGTTGGATGGCCGGGGGGCGTCGGATCGCACCGTCGCGGCCGTTCGCGAATACACGGGCGCGAGCGACCGAGATGGACTTCTTGCGTTTGCGTACGGCGATGCGTCTCCGGTCTCCGCGATCGCCGGCGTCGCTCCCGCGATTCTGCGGTGCGCCGATGACGGCGAGCGCAGTGCATTAACGATCGTACAGGCGGCTGCACGCGATTTGTTCGACCTGGTGCGCGCGGTCGTCCGTGCGATCGATGCCGGCGACGAGACGCCGCTGGTGTTGCACGGCGGCTTGTTACGAACGCCGAGCACGTTGACGTATCTACTGGAAACGCGATTAGGCAACGAACTCCCGCAACTGCACACGTTGCGCGCGGCGCACTCCGCGCATGAAGGCGCATTGCGTATGGCCGGAATGTCGCTCGATTGA
- a CDS encoding anhydro-N-acetylmuramic acid kinase → MRVIGLMSGTSLDGIDAALIELVPSGPGYAVELKRFVTVPFGKELYAQLRDALPPNVANVSTAASLHRRLGDALADAAEKVAEGRIDFVASHGQTIWHDGANASTVQIGDPYVVRDRIGATVCFDFRGADCAAGGHGAPLVPYVDALLFSHPLEDRVAINIGGIANVTVLARGSGSVSCAYDTGPGNILLDAFVRSRSNGQLTMDRDGVLAARGTVDRELLAAMSADAYFALPPPKSTGREYFAERFLAKHDARLRALADADGAATLAELTARTVADAIAATAFAAPRVIVSGGGSRNPDLMARLRRFAPHARVDTSDDHAVSSDAKEAIAFAILGYETLRGRPANVPAATGAREATVLGAIAPHRLSELMARMECECRST, encoded by the coding sequence GTGAGGGTCATCGGATTGATGAGCGGAACGTCGTTGGACGGAATCGATGCCGCGCTGATCGAGCTAGTACCGTCCGGTCCGGGCTACGCCGTAGAACTCAAGCGGTTCGTAACCGTGCCGTTCGGAAAAGAGCTGTACGCGCAATTGCGCGACGCCTTGCCGCCGAACGTCGCGAACGTCTCGACGGCGGCATCACTGCACCGCCGGCTCGGGGACGCCCTGGCCGATGCTGCGGAGAAGGTTGCAGAAGGCCGCATCGACTTCGTCGCGTCGCACGGCCAGACCATTTGGCACGACGGCGCCAACGCATCGACGGTGCAAATCGGCGATCCGTACGTCGTGCGCGACCGCATCGGCGCTACAGTGTGCTTCGATTTTCGCGGTGCCGACTGCGCCGCCGGAGGTCATGGCGCTCCGCTGGTGCCCTACGTCGACGCGTTGTTATTTTCACATCCGCTCGAAGATCGCGTTGCGATCAACATCGGCGGGATCGCAAACGTGACGGTGCTCGCGCGCGGCAGTGGCTCGGTATCCTGCGCGTACGACACCGGCCCGGGAAACATTCTGCTGGATGCCTTCGTGCGTTCTCGCTCGAATGGCCAACTCACGATGGATCGCGATGGGGTGCTGGCGGCGCGAGGAACGGTCGACCGGGAGTTGCTCGCCGCGATGTCGGCCGATGCGTATTTCGCGCTACCTCCACCCAAGAGCACCGGTCGCGAATACTTCGCCGAACGATTCTTGGCGAAGCACGACGCGCGCTTGAGGGCACTCGCCGATGCCGACGGCGCCGCGACCCTGGCCGAATTGACCGCCCGGACGGTCGCGGACGCAATCGCCGCAACGGCGTTCGCGGCTCCGCGCGTCATCGTCAGCGGCGGTGGCTCGCGTAATCCGGATTTGATGGCGCGCTTGCGGCGCTTCGCTCCACACGCCCGCGTCGATACGTCCGACGATCATGCGGTGTCGAGCGATGCTAAAGAAGCGATCGCCTTTGCGATTTTGGGTTATGAAACGCTGCGGGGCCGGCCGGCCAACGTCCCGGCGGCGACCGGCGCGCGCGAGGCAACGGTCTTGGGTGCGATCGCACCGCACCGGTTATCGGAGTTGATGGCGCGTATGGAATGCGAATGCCGGTCGACGTAG
- a CDS encoding serine hydrolase has product MVTRAAFAGVDAVLDAATAAQYTGAVARIEHRGRPVYERAVGTTRADELARDVCVDSRFDLASLTKPFVATVALTLVDESILALDTPLTRLVPEWSGTGHATITLRMLLAHNSGMHSGADYRTILDENVERFALNRELDDTPGERVTYSDLGFIALGTILERATGRNLATMMRERFDSETLRYGVRLRDRSAIPATESDAWRGRVQGTVHDEKAHLMGGVVGHAGLFGTAADVAGLAEMYLAPRNNRGARGISAALAREAISEQAFDPVLRRGLGWALKTRDDNSCGRFMHRESFGHTGFVGTCVWADPIVDVAAVLLTNSVYFGRSDTRPLRAAFFEAAMRALGLA; this is encoded by the coding sequence GTGGTGACGCGCGCCGCGTTTGCCGGCGTCGATGCCGTGCTGGATGCCGCGACCGCCGCGCAATATACCGGCGCCGTCGCACGCATCGAACATCGCGGCCGGCCCGTGTACGAGCGCGCCGTCGGAACGACCCGAGCGGACGAACTCGCGCGCGACGTTTGCGTCGATTCGCGTTTCGATCTGGCGTCCTTGACCAAGCCGTTCGTCGCGACGGTCGCACTCACGCTGGTCGACGAATCGATTCTGGCGCTCGACACACCGTTAACGAGGCTCGTACCCGAATGGTCGGGCACCGGCCACGCCACGATTACGCTGCGGATGTTGCTGGCGCACAATTCGGGGATGCACTCGGGCGCCGACTATCGCACGATCCTCGATGAGAACGTCGAGCGGTTCGCCCTGAATCGGGAGCTCGACGATACGCCGGGCGAACGGGTCACGTATAGCGACCTAGGATTCATCGCGCTCGGGACGATTCTAGAGCGCGCCACGGGCCGCAACTTAGCGACGATGATGCGCGAGCGATTCGATTCCGAGACGTTGCGCTATGGAGTGCGGTTGAGAGATCGATCGGCAATACCGGCGACCGAGAGCGATGCGTGGCGCGGCCGCGTGCAAGGAACGGTGCACGACGAAAAAGCGCATTTAATGGGCGGCGTCGTAGGGCACGCGGGTCTTTTCGGAACCGCTGCGGACGTTGCGGGGCTGGCCGAAATGTATCTAGCGCCACGCAACAATCGGGGAGCGCGCGGAATAAGCGCCGCGTTGGCGCGCGAAGCGATCTCCGAGCAGGCTTTCGATCCGGTGTTGCGGCGGGGATTGGGTTGGGCCCTCAAGACGCGGGATGATAATTCGTGCGGACGTTTCATGCATCGCGAAAGCTTCGGGCATACGGGATTCGTCGGAACGTGCGTCTGGGCCGACCCGATCGTCGACGTCGCCGCGGTACTCCTCACGAACTCCGTGTATTTTGGTCGCTCCGATACCCGGCCGTTGCGAGCGGCATTTTTCGAGGCGGCCATGCGTGCGTTGGGTCTCGCGTGA
- a CDS encoding glycoside hydrolase family 3 N-terminal domain-containing protein has translation MTGIAELARGVVFAGIDRIVESSSVPSFGGYVLFGRDDPSIDDVHQLTAGLRERCAPGPPPVIAIDQEGGRVVRLRRGVEPMPSMMALGAVGDLELAVRAGEQVAFDLRRAGCTMDFAPVLDLALQARNTAIGTRSFGSDPARVGELAFAFARGLERGGIVPCYKHFPGHGDTTEDSHETVPVVEADAETLQRRDLAPFARVAAEAPAIMLAHVVVRALDENRVASASERIAGGVLRGLGFTGIAITDCLTMAGAGDSSQAAVSALLAGADAVIVSRPWDAAESAVDAIVQAVAEERLTLQRLSDAYERIVRVRSTSSDALAVHEFPPHPGVGREIARRAVTLVRGLAHADPLTCAVLSFEGTTADGVVPDDVRRPSLSAEAPALAYVALPIDPQPGALDGAFALLARTGRRPIVLARRAHLYDRQADAIGSIVARYPDALVVSALEPFDVPLFTHARHVVACYGDDAAAIGGLADVLFANVLPEGRLPVDLSW, from the coding sequence ATGACCGGCATCGCGGAACTCGCGCGCGGCGTCGTCTTCGCCGGAATCGATCGCATCGTCGAAAGCTCGAGCGTCCCGTCGTTTGGCGGATACGTGCTGTTCGGTCGCGACGATCCGTCGATCGACGACGTGCACCAGTTGACCGCCGGGCTTCGAGAGCGGTGCGCGCCGGGGCCGCCTCCCGTTATCGCGATCGATCAAGAAGGCGGACGCGTCGTCCGATTGCGTCGCGGCGTTGAGCCGATGCCGTCGATGATGGCACTCGGAGCGGTGGGCGATCTCGAACTTGCCGTGCGAGCCGGCGAACAAGTGGCGTTCGATCTGCGCCGGGCCGGCTGCACGATGGATTTCGCACCGGTCCTCGATCTTGCGTTGCAAGCGCGGAATACGGCAATCGGCACGCGATCTTTCGGCTCGGATCCGGCACGCGTCGGCGAGCTGGCATTCGCCTTCGCGCGTGGTTTGGAACGCGGCGGTATCGTGCCGTGCTACAAACACTTTCCGGGTCACGGCGACACGACCGAAGATTCGCACGAAACGGTGCCGGTGGTCGAGGCGGATGCCGAGACGCTGCAGCGGCGCGATCTCGCTCCGTTCGCACGGGTCGCCGCCGAAGCGCCGGCGATCATGCTCGCGCACGTCGTCGTGCGAGCGCTGGACGAAAACCGCGTCGCGAGTGCGTCCGAAAGGATCGCCGGCGGCGTGCTGCGCGGACTCGGCTTTACCGGTATCGCAATCACCGATTGTCTGACGATGGCCGGCGCCGGCGACTCGTCGCAGGCGGCGGTGTCGGCGTTGCTGGCCGGTGCCGATGCAGTGATCGTAAGCCGGCCGTGGGACGCTGCCGAATCGGCCGTCGATGCAATCGTGCAGGCCGTTGCAGAAGAACGCCTGACCCTCCAACGTCTGAGCGATGCGTACGAACGGATCGTGCGCGTGCGCTCGACCTCGAGTGATGCATTAGCAGTCCACGAGTTTCCGCCGCATCCTGGTGTCGGCCGTGAAATCGCGCGCCGCGCCGTTACACTCGTGCGTGGGCTGGCACACGCCGATCCGCTGACTTGTGCGGTGCTCTCGTTCGAGGGAACGACGGCCGACGGCGTGGTTCCCGACGACGTGCGCCGTCCGTCGTTGTCGGCGGAAGCGCCGGCACTCGCGTATGTCGCGTTGCCGATCGATCCGCAGCCCGGAGCGCTCGACGGAGCGTTTGCGCTGCTCGCGCGTACCGGTCGCCGTCCCATCGTGCTCGCGCGTCGCGCGCATCTGTACGACCGCCAGGCCGACGCCATCGGATCGATCGTCGCGCGCTACCCGGATGCGCTCGTCGTATCGGCGCTCGAGCCGTTCGACGTGCCGCTCTTTACGCACGCACGACACGTGGTGGCGTGTTATGGGGACGACGCTGCGGCGATCGGCGGACTCGCCGACGTGCTCTTCGCAAACGTCTTGCCGGAGGGCCGTTTGCCGGTCGATCTGTCGTGGTGA
- a CDS encoding ABC transporter ATP-binding protein: MSLGILHVVAGYGANRPAALDRVSAAVPSGHTLAIVGPSGAGKTTLLRAIAGLLSIRSGDINLDGRSLLGVPPQRRRIAVVFQEDALFAHMTVEANLRFGSHSKKSETDTADVAEALHVGHLRRRKPRELSGGERQRVSMARALLSDPVVLLMDEPLAHLDPVLRRSVRDEVIGIRQRFAGPLIYVTHDHEEALAVADSLAVLIDGRIEDSGDPQRVYDAPRSLAAARAIGSRPMNLLDGEPIVGIRPERVVVGAGGALHGRVVRRERTGADAYVTVQTQRGIVAARVASESSAAPGDEVEVDLPERFVVRYDRASGAAIS, translated from the coding sequence GTGTCCCTCGGTATTCTCCACGTCGTCGCCGGTTACGGCGCGAACCGCCCGGCCGCGCTCGATCGCGTCTCGGCCGCCGTCCCGTCGGGACACACCTTAGCGATCGTCGGACCATCCGGAGCAGGTAAGACCACGCTGCTACGCGCGATCGCCGGCCTGCTGTCGATTCGCAGCGGCGATATCAATCTCGACGGACGCAGCCTCCTAGGCGTGCCGCCGCAGCGTCGCCGCATCGCCGTCGTTTTTCAAGAAGATGCGTTGTTCGCGCACATGACGGTCGAAGCGAATCTTCGATTCGGTTCGCATTCGAAAAAGAGCGAAACCGACACGGCGGACGTTGCAGAAGCGTTGCACGTCGGACATCTGCGCCGTCGCAAGCCGCGCGAACTGTCGGGCGGCGAACGCCAGCGCGTCTCAATGGCGCGCGCGTTGCTTTCGGATCCCGTCGTTCTGCTGATGGACGAACCTCTCGCGCATTTGGACCCGGTATTGCGACGTTCGGTGCGCGATGAAGTCATCGGTATCCGGCAGCGCTTCGCCGGACCGTTGATCTACGTGACGCACGATCACGAGGAAGCGTTAGCCGTTGCGGATTCGCTGGCGGTGCTGATCGACGGGCGCATCGAGGACTCGGGCGATCCGCAGCGCGTGTACGACGCGCCGCGCAGCCTCGCAGCGGCGCGCGCGATCGGATCGCGGCCGATGAATTTGCTCGACGGCGAGCCGATCGTCGGTATCCGTCCGGAGCGCGTGGTGGTGGGCGCGGGCGGTGCCTTACACGGACGTGTCGTACGGCGCGAACGCACCGGAGCGGATGCATACGTGACGGTCCAAACGCAGCGGGGAATCGTCGCTGCGCGTGTTGCGTCCGAGTCGTCCGCCGCTCCAGGCGACGAGGTAGAGGTCGACTTACCGGAACGTTTTGTCGTGCGATACGATCGCGCGAGCGGCGCCGCGATATCATGA
- a CDS encoding retropepsin-like aspartic protease codes for MGFVVRAAVLCVLTLGIIAAAPSSDLGRFLDRMRSAAGPVWNAHFVSVSRLNLEGQSTVVASESRGLAFVLRRCNGELCAGSYFDGAHLYAININDSAVRSGDPEPYLRSLRLIASLSFLSPSFSSQQNGRIVDGGMAAYRGVRYRTFYITDTIAIPLRLYVDPHDALIRYARDLNGDDTFEYRDYRRADGFDVPYEVLHNGVVLERYDDRTAVASAFHAPHGLLPRFAGSPAPIKTDPAHVTPVVDCTVAGVPIHCLIDTGNSGMSISTELAARLGADVLGTYNVRGLGEYATQVVRAGPLQVGNATFPEAYYVVLNDISRYGYDVVLGADFVGSSGLTIDAHDHTVSLGKAVPANSISIPLSFENFVPVVNVRLGDVDARLAVDTGDESNINLSYGFYTSHSTLFSVTERKLVSGIGGESVELMGNIPQVTIGAYQTGRQTIGTTQMLHGTALGHLGAAFLQQFTVQFDYDAGELHLLPNPPPG; via the coding sequence ATGGGCTTCGTCGTCCGCGCTGCCGTGCTCTGCGTGCTGACTCTAGGAATCATTGCCGCCGCTCCATCGAGCGATCTCGGCCGGTTCCTCGATCGCATGCGCTCTGCGGCCGGTCCGGTGTGGAACGCACACTTCGTCTCGGTTTCGCGTTTGAACCTCGAAGGGCAAAGCACCGTCGTCGCCAGCGAAAGCCGCGGACTGGCGTTCGTATTGCGGCGGTGCAACGGCGAACTGTGTGCCGGGTCGTATTTCGACGGCGCGCACCTCTACGCGATCAACATCAACGATAGTGCCGTCCGCAGCGGCGACCCCGAGCCGTACCTTCGATCGCTGCGATTGATCGCATCGCTCAGCTTTCTTTCGCCATCGTTCTCGTCGCAACAAAACGGCCGCATCGTGGATGGCGGGATGGCCGCCTATCGCGGGGTACGATATCGAACGTTTTACATTACCGATACGATCGCGATACCGCTGCGGTTATACGTCGACCCGCACGACGCACTGATTCGATACGCTCGCGATCTGAACGGTGACGATACCTTCGAGTATCGCGACTACCGTCGAGCCGACGGATTCGACGTTCCCTATGAAGTGCTGCACAACGGCGTCGTGCTCGAACGCTACGACGACCGCACTGCCGTCGCGTCGGCATTCCACGCTCCGCACGGCTTGCTGCCGCGCTTCGCCGGATCGCCCGCACCGATCAAGACCGATCCCGCACACGTCACGCCGGTCGTCGACTGCACGGTTGCGGGCGTTCCGATTCACTGCTTGATCGATACGGGCAACTCGGGGATGTCGATCAGCACCGAACTAGCGGCACGCCTCGGCGCCGACGTGTTGGGCACGTATAACGTACGCGGGTTGGGCGAGTATGCCACCCAGGTGGTGCGAGCCGGCCCGCTACAGGTCGGAAATGCGACCTTTCCCGAGGCCTATTACGTCGTACTGAACGACATTTCGCGCTATGGCTACGACGTCGTTCTCGGGGCGGACTTCGTGGGATCCAGCGGCTTGACGATCGACGCTCACGATCACACCGTGTCGCTTGGAAAGGCGGTTCCAGCCAACTCGATCTCGATACCGTTATCGTTCGAAAATTTCGTGCCGGTCGTGAACGTACGCTTGGGCGACGTCGACGCCCGCCTAGCGGTCGACACCGGCGATGAGTCAAATATCAACTTGTCGTACGGCTTTTACACGTCGCATTCGACGCTGTTTTCGGTCACCGAACGCAAGCTCGTTAGTGGCATCGGCGGCGAGAGCGTCGAGCTCATGGGCAATATCCCGCAGGTCACGATCGGCGCGTATCAGACCGGGCGGCAAACGATCGGCACCACGCAGATGCTGCACGGCACGGCGCTCGGGCATCTAGGCGCGGCGTTCTTGCAGCAATTCACGGTGCAGTTTGATTACGACGCCGGCGAATTGCACTTGCTCCCGAATCCGCCGCCCGGCTAG
- a CDS encoding alpha/beta hydrolase — protein sequence MLPRSTASIGGVDLEYALINGDRSKPTLVFLHEGLGSISTWRDFPSNVCARTKSPGLMYSRYGNGFSTVLDRARRPEYMHEEALQALPALLDALRIESTVLIGHSDGASIALLYAAEYPRGVAGLVLEAPHVFVEQTSVRSIAAIRSQYEYGPLRDRLGRHHSNADSTFYGWNDVWLSPEFTSWNIEPAVDRITAPMLLLQGRDDEYGTLRQVDAIVRRHRGADSLVLAKCGHTPHRDRAAFVEATIAHWIVERTGGP from the coding sequence ATGCTACCCCGTTCGACGGCGAGCATCGGCGGCGTCGACCTCGAATACGCGCTCATAAACGGCGATCGTTCTAAGCCAACGCTCGTATTTCTCCACGAGGGCCTCGGGTCGATTTCCACGTGGCGCGACTTTCCGTCGAACGTTTGCGCGCGCACCAAGTCCCCAGGGCTGATGTACTCTCGATACGGCAACGGCTTTTCAACCGTGCTCGACCGAGCGCGCCGCCCGGAGTACATGCACGAGGAGGCGTTGCAGGCTTTACCAGCGCTGCTCGACGCGTTACGGATCGAGTCGACGGTGTTGATCGGCCACAGCGACGGCGCATCGATCGCGCTGCTCTATGCTGCGGAATATCCGCGCGGCGTCGCCGGCCTGGTTCTCGAGGCACCGCACGTCTTCGTTGAACAAACTTCGGTTCGCAGTATCGCGGCGATTCGATCGCAATACGAATACGGACCGCTGCGCGACCGACTCGGCCGCCACCATTCCAACGCCGACAGCACGTTTTACGGTTGGAACGACGTCTGGCTTTCGCCCGAGTTCACAAGTTGGAACATCGAACCGGCGGTCGACCGGATAACGGCCCCTATGCTCCTGCTGCAAGGGCGCGATGACGAGTACGGAACGTTGCGCCAGGTCGACGCGATCGTTCGTCGCCATCGCGGCGCCGACTCGCTCGTCCTCGCAAAATGCGGGCACACGCCGCACCGGGACCGAGCCGCTTTTGTGGAGGCGACGATCGCCCATTGGATCGTCGAACGCACCGGAGGCCCCTAG